Proteins from a genomic interval of Acidobacteriota bacterium:
- a CDS encoding lysophospholipid acyltransferase family protein, translating to MKRHIRSFVLSGALSILSSFLRPLSLCTVQKLGAAIGSLGWRVARRDRRKTLRNLETAMPELSAEAQKEMGAEVFRHLGRSLAEVCWMHRADRVRENTEFEGLDNLRSAVDHGRGVVLFTGHCGNWEWMAAAIAVAGLEMNVIARSMDDERMNEFIVRSRARFGVTTIGRGSRSSAADILRTLREGKILGVLIDQSINAEVVDVDFLGREAPTPIGPARLAKKGGSQVIAGFTERLDDGRHLVRFEPPLDASELDPVEITQRMTAAIVRQIRRRPEQWVWNHDRWRRRHGQKYRE from the coding sequence GTGAAACGTCACATTCGCAGCTTCGTCCTGTCCGGCGCTCTCTCGATCCTCTCGTCCTTTCTGCGACCGCTCTCCCTTTGTACCGTCCAGAAGCTCGGCGCTGCAATCGGCTCGCTCGGTTGGCGCGTGGCCCGAAGGGACCGCCGAAAAACTCTCCGAAACCTCGAGACGGCCATGCCCGAGCTCTCCGCCGAAGCGCAAAAGGAGATGGGAGCCGAGGTCTTCCGTCATCTCGGCCGGTCACTGGCCGAGGTCTGCTGGATGCATCGGGCCGACAGGGTCCGTGAGAACACCGAATTCGAGGGTCTCGACAATCTTCGCTCGGCGGTCGATCACGGCCGCGGCGTCGTCCTCTTCACCGGCCACTGCGGCAACTGGGAGTGGATGGCGGCGGCGATCGCGGTGGCCGGGCTCGAGATGAACGTCATTGCGAGATCGATGGACGACGAGAGAATGAACGAGTTCATCGTCCGCTCCCGGGCGCGATTCGGCGTCACGACGATCGGTCGCGGCTCCCGAAGCTCCGCCGCCGACATTCTCAGGACCCTCCGCGAGGGAAAGATCCTCGGTGTGCTCATCGATCAGAGCATCAACGCCGAGGTGGTCGACGTCGATTTTCTCGGCCGTGAGGCTCCTACGCCGATCGGCCCGGCGCGGCTCGCGAAAAAGGGAGGATCACAGGTGATCGCCGGCTTCACCGAGCGGCTCGACGACGGGCGACACCTGGTCCGCTTCGAGCCGCCGCTCGACGCATCCGAGCTCGATCCGGTGGAGATCACGCAAAGGATGACCGCCGCGATCGTCCGGCAGATCCGGCGACGTCCGGAACAATGGGTCTGGAATCACGACCGCTGGCGACGGCGACACGGGCAGAAGTACCGGGAGTAG
- a CDS encoding NUDIX domain-containing protein, giving the protein MRETGRSLLRKLTHLVWRLTPRPLRLRLVGLLEPSFRVTVALIVRNDEGEVLLLRHVFRGSNPWAVPAGFVKHGETPEDAARRELREETRLEADEFSLVTVRNVRPDLMEIALETSSVRGEIELNMEIEESRWVRTDRLPENTHSDSRSLIEEWGGLSGSTAAS; this is encoded by the coding sequence GTGCGTGAGACGGGAAGAAGTCTCCTCAGGAAGCTCACGCATCTCGTGTGGCGTCTCACTCCCCGGCCTCTCCGTCTGAGGCTCGTGGGACTGCTGGAGCCGAGCTTCCGGGTCACGGTTGCGCTCATCGTTCGCAACGACGAGGGGGAAGTCCTGCTTCTGCGGCACGTCTTCAGGGGAAGCAATCCCTGGGCGGTTCCCGCCGGTTTCGTGAAGCATGGCGAGACTCCGGAGGACGCCGCGCGCCGCGAGCTGCGGGAGGAGACGAGACTGGAAGCAGATGAATTCTCACTCGTGACGGTGAGGAACGTCAGGCCGGATCTGATGGAGATTGCGCTCGAAACGAGCTCGGTGCGAGGAGAGATCGAGCTCAATATGGAGATCGAAGAATCGCGATGGGTCCGAACGGATAGGCTCCCCGAAAATACGCACAGCGATTCCAGATCTCTGATCGAGGAATGGGGCGGGCTCAGCGGCTCGACTGCCGCGAGCTGA